Part of the Acidimicrobiales bacterium genome, GGAGCCGTGCGGCGCCACCGCCGCACCGAGGATCTCGCGGCGCGAACACCAACACGGGTAGGTGAGCCCCCGCCCGGCGAGGTCCTCGACCACCTCCCGGTAGGCCTCGGTTCTCGTCGACTGGCGCACGGGTTGACCATCGAAGTCGATGCCCAACGCCGCGAGGTCGGCCAGTTGGGTCACCTCGTGACGAGTGTCGGCGGTCGCGTCGAGGTCCTCCCAACGGAGCACGAACTCGCTGCCGCTCGTGCGGGCGAACAGCCAGGCCGCCGCGGCGGTGCGCAGGTTGCCGAGGTGGAATGTCCCGGTCGGGCTGGGTGCGAAGCGTCCGGTCGGCATCGTCGCATCGTGCCATGTGGAGGGCTTCAGCCGGTGACCACCCGATTGATCACGTTGGCCACGCCGAACTCCAGGTTGGTGCCCGTCACCTCATCGGCGACCCCCTTCACCATGTCGAGCGCGTTGCCCATGGCCACCGCGTGCCCGGCCCACCTGAGTAGCGAGAGGTCGTTCTGGTTGTCGCCGAAGGCCAGGACGTGTTCGGCCTCGATGCCGAGGGTGTCGGCGAACCGGGCGACCGCAGCACCCTTGTCGGCGCCGGGCGGTGTCAGCTCGATGAATGGAACGCCCGAGGTCGTGACGTTGGCCTCTGCGGGGACGAGGGGATCCACGAGCCGGACGAGGTCGACGTCGCTCACGTCGGGGTGGGCCACGAACATCTTCCCCACCTCGTGGAGACGGCCGAGCGGGGTCGGAGAGGCCGGACGTCGGTCGCCGTCGAGACTCACCGGCGTCAACTCGACGAAGCGCTCGGTCCATGTCATCCCGTCGGCAAGCTCGAAGCCGAACCCGACGTTGCCGAGGGCGGCGGACACCGAGTCGATGATCTCGTGGACCACATGCTCTTCGAACGCAAGGCGCTCCTCCAGCGTTCGAGTGGCCACGTTCATCCTGTGGCCCCCGTTCGACCCGATGAACTGGTGGAGGCGAGCGCCGGTGCTCGTTGCGAGTTCGAGCCCTC contains:
- a CDS encoding Cof-type HAD-IIB family hydrolase, producing MDVRLIATDLDGTLFGADHRPAPPTVEAVNAAVEAGIVVVAATGRSWFRGLELATSTGARLHQFIGSNGGHRMNVATRTLEERLAFEEHVVHEIIDSVSAALGNVGFGFELADGMTWTERFVELTPVSLDGDRRPASPTPLGRLHEVGKMFVAHPDVSDVDLVRLVDPLVPAEANVTTSGVPFIELTPPGADKGAAVARFADTLGIEAEHVLAFGDNQNDLSLLRWAGHAVAMGNALDMVKGVADEVTGTNLEFGVANVINRVVTG